One genomic window of Punica granatum isolate Tunisia-2019 chromosome 1, ASM765513v2, whole genome shotgun sequence includes the following:
- the LOC116194380 gene encoding uncharacterized protein LOC116194380 gives MNYREPQQLLLSSSPRVDLHELIRLSGGLFGNIMPAGTAVTHADLEPSRGQTDLGSKTGAVLVVWTILCGLFSFVLCLIAEATHSQVTWVPAGSRTGSQDGESYECEYSGSGKTPLMCSAGAFLVLATAMVVEHTYMLIAVSKLPPPAMVAYWEPEMGSARKLTWQAGFFFITTWVCFAVAEILLLIGLSVESGHLRNWSRPRPNCLVLREGLFCAAGVFALATVFMAAGLYITTLRMQRLFLDQAVFQREMLETSVLYASPPRSPPHRIVAVSREGPVGRDEQISDPPPVSSTVILSQKLSNILV, from the exons ATGAACTATAGAGAGCCCCAGCAATTACTTCTATCTTCTTCTCCTCGAGTCGACCTGCATGAACTAATTCGGCTGTCAGGAGGACTCTTTGGCAATATAATGCCTGCAGGGACGGCGGTTACTCATGCCGACCTTGAGCCCAGCCGGGGACAGACTGACCTGGGCAGCAAGACTGGCGCAGTTCTTGTTGTGTGGACCATCTTGTGTGGTCTGTTTTCGTTTGTTCTGTGTCTCATTGCTGAAGCCACTCATTCTCAG GTGACATGGGTGCCTGCAGGGAGCAGAACGGGCTCGCAGGATGGTGAGAGCTATGAGTGCGAATACAGCGGGAGCGGGAAGACACCTCTGATGTGCTCTGCGGGTGCATTCCTAGTGCTGGCAACAGCGATGGTGGTGGAGCACACGTACATGCTCATCGCCGTGAGCAAGCTGCCGCCTCCAGCAATGGTGGCGTACTGGGAACCGGAGATGGGGTCGGCTAGGAAACTCACGTGGCAGGCaggcttcttcttcatcaccaCTTG GGTCTGTTTTGCTGTCGCTGAAATCTTACTGCTGATCGGACTGAGTGTGGAATCCGGGCACTTGAGGAATTGGTCCAGGCCGAGGCCCAACTGCTTGGTCCTCCGAGAAGGCCTCTTTTGTGCCGCTGGAGTATTTGCCTTGGCAACTGTGTTTATGGCTGCTGGGTTATACATAACCACATTGCGCATGCAGAGACTGTTTCTGGATCAGGCAGTCTTCCAGAGGGAAATGCTCGAGACATCTGTCCTCTATGCATCCCCTCCCCGATCCCCGCCTCACCGGATTGTTGCAGTTTCCAGGGAAGGCCCTGTGGGCCGAGATGAGCAGATCTCGGACCCACCCCCGGTGTCCTCTACAGTGATTTTAAGCCAGAAGTTATCCAATATATTAGTGTAG